TGCCTCCCCAACACCTCGACCATCATCATAGAGCAATCTCCTGTACAATAtacaataataaataaaacataaaatCAGTCTAGTTATATAAATTGAATGTCACATAAAAAAACACGTCTGATTTCAACTGAAGTACTTTGTTCATCTTATGTTAACTTACCTATGAAGCATAAGCTCAATTTGCCCATCCAGTATGCTAGAACCACCAACCGAACGATCTACCAGTACTGAGAATTCTGTGCTATCATCTTGCATGTAAATTCCAAGATTGATCTGAAATAGCACAATACGAATATAAAGCCTGTCCATTTaaagataataatatataatatgctaCCCAGTTTCCACTcatctttttttacttttatccTCATAGAATAACTCTATTTACATGAAAAGAACATCTATTAGACACCTCATTTAAGTttcagaagaaaaataaaaaggacaGGAGTGTTCATCTGAACCATAAACCTACAGGGTAATAGTTTCCGGCAACAGGTTGGTTAACTTGTAACTCCAGATCTGATCTGTAATCTCGGACCTGCAGATGATGTAAGATTCTAATACAGTGAGAAAGCCTCTTCTCATGAATGCTGCTATCATAAATTCTACTATGGAGGTTATAAacaacgcaccggaacaagaactgGAAAAGCCATGAAAGCAGTGAATAAACACTTTAAAAAAGCATTGATAATGACCAAGGTAAGGTTGTCGTTCTGTGACCTGGATTACTAAGGCTCAAGTCACGAAAATATCCTCTTACAGCTTAAGATCATCGATTGCAAAACCAACCAGTTTGGTATGATTCATCCAGTATCTATCAGTCTGACCATCAACCAGCAacaggtgtgtgtgtgtgtgtatatatatatataatttttcttacaACCTTAACCAGGGTTTGCAATGCGACTCCTTGCAAGGAATTTTGTGTCTGCTCTCCACCCATCGTCGCCTGCATGCTGCTGACTGTATGCTCCTCGCTCCAATACAtcacttcctcttccttcttcctcccaaCTTTTCCCTTCCCAACAATATTGTGGTATGCTGAACACATGGTACACGAGGCAGACCAAACCCATACCAGTCCGATCATGGACCGGCATGGAACCGGTGACCAATACTGAACACAGATTCACCCTTCCTAGCCCATGCCTTGGTGAGAGTGTCAAGTCCTTGATACATTTGTTTTGGAGACCGTTCTTCTTTTTAATGATAGATTTAGTTTGTAGATTTTTATCTACAAAGGATGATGGAAACATCTTGTACAAGTGAAATCTTTaatcaagatttgtaattttcaatCAAACCAAGTTTTGATTTCTTACATGTTTTTCCTCGTTGACATCCTTTTTCGTTTCCTTAAGCAACCAAAGGATCAAGGAACTAAAGTAGAAACATTGGAGATATTGCCATGTGGCATCTTACAACATATTCAAAATACCCCTAAACTAATGAAATTTATTCAAATTAGAAATAATAGTCCTGCAGCAACCCTCacctcttctctccctctttctctctagTTCAAACTTATACGTGTATTAGTACAACATTGATCCATAGTTTAAAACCTTGATCTGTCTGATCATTGGTTCACAGAGCAACACTGACACAAGAAATTTATGATCTATAATTCTATGAACCTGGGAATAACAATAAACTTTTGGCAATCGAATCCATAGTTTCCACCACACCAAAAAAGATGAAAAGTAGTGGCAGTTTACAGGGCATATGAAGCATGAATAACATAAAACAATTTTTTGTATAAGCTGCTCCATTAAACCTGCAACAACTATttcagataaataaaattaaaagagtCTGAATGGTTATCAAAAAAGACCTCTACATATGCTCGTATATTTAATTGCATCTGGCAATGACCAGCTAGTCCGAGATGTGCTTCTATTTCTTCCAGTTgagaaaaatcaaatcaaatagaaAGTGATAAATTATAAGAACATACAAttgcatattttcaaggcatcccAAGACTTCTCATGTGCCGTCAATATATGAAAGTAACTTTTATTGGTTGTTTCTCATTTACTCTGAATGAATCATATACACATTTCACTGGAAGTGCAAATATGAAGAAATAGACATATTAAACATCGGTCAACTTCAAGCCAAAGTTTAACATGCCAATATAATGTAATTCTTTGGTAACACTTGAAAAATATAGTAAATTATGTAGCACAAATACCCTTTTAATAAAATCGCGTCCATTGGAATCTGTGTAGAATGTTTTATTCGTCGCCATGCCTGTTGTAATTTTAGTCACTATTTCCTTCCCAATTTCATCATCAACTGGTATTGGCCCGACCTAACATGACCATATATCAGTGTAAGATCTTCATTAGTAACAACCAGCATGAGCACTAGGTAAGGTATTAATTGTGAAAAACATAGGAACCCTAAAAGCtctaataaaaaattctttactGTAAATTCCACTTCTGCATGCTCCTTGTCCTTGTAAACCCTGGAAACCTGCACATAGAGATACCATATTTACTAGTTGAGTAGTGAAATTTGTGTTGGTCAGCATACCTAAACTGTTTAGCCTTTCCTGAAACTCTTGTTAATTCCATTCGTGTACAGAAAATATACAAAAATTTCTGTGGAAACATGATAACTATGTCTTCTTCACGGAACCATAGAACTTTAAGATTCTTATTTAATTCCAATACATATAGGGTGCATAGAAAGACTTGTGTGGAAACATGATAAGCATGCCATTCAAGCATAATGAGTCTTAATTTTGTTATTGCCAATCTTATGTTCCCATGTTATCTCTAATTCAGTTTTGACTATGTAGTTTGAAAAactgaactactctaaattcACATGATTCTCAATTATCTGATATGGGAAACAAAAATGCAGAACAGATGATATTTGAGTCCAGAGGAGTGCAAATTGGAGAGAATTCGGTCAGATACATGACTACAGGATGTTGCATTCATTATATGGTTCATCTAAGTCCACTAAAAGTGCACAGATTACAATTGTTTCAGAGAGGACTTATGCCAGTgtcttgttttttatttttatgaaatcttgaTCAGTGCATATATGTAATGTTAAGGTTAGCTGTCATGATAATAGGAGAACTGGGATTTTTGGACAGAAAGATAAAAGGATCCCTGGTACAgaaaaagcaaaaaaataaaatagagacAGGAATTCAGTTTTCTTTACCCAAAAGagaatataattaatttaaaagcCCATTACAAAAGGCGACTCCAAATAGTCGAAAGTTGTAATGGATATGAGTCCTTCAGATACAATTCATCATTTGGTTCCTTCCGAGATTAGCAAGCCGGCAGTTTAATTGACCTCTTTATAGATGTCTAcacaattcaaattttgaaaatatCCAAATCAACTTCAAGAACATTCGGTATGATTTCAAGGTGCCTATCCACTCCAAAGAATTTAAATTCCATTAGGTAGAGTCAGCAAGTTAGCACACCATCCAAATGCCGCAagtgaatttttattatttatcaagtattttattttttataccaaGCTGCTacataaaaagcaaaaaaaatacatacatatgtgtgtgtgtgtgtgtttgttaaAAATGGTTTGGCTGATAAGGCTTTCTATGACCCACAAGTATAGAAGTTTCAATAAACAGTAGAGATGCAGGTATGTATAGATACACCCAGCATAGATATCTAATGTAGTTCTTGTACTAATTATTACAATAGGATTCACCAAAATTTTAAAACTTGTTACCTGATATATCCATGGATTGATCTGCTGATGCACTTCATCTAGTATAGATCCTCGAACAATTGTGGTTGGTGTCTTGAGAAATAAGATAATATATGAATATTTAGGAGACATTTACTACATTGACAAACTCTTGATACATGGGATAATTCAAATTATCTAAAAAGAAATAAGTACCTTCTTCTCAGGCTTTATGGGAAATGTACCATTTGGGCGAAATATGTATGCTCCAGAAGCCTTCAACAATTAAAACAAGTTTCTTGAGAAATTATCCATAATGTTAGCCATGGTTATAAATTAAGTTATTAAACATCACAAATTTATATGAGAAAGAACTTATAACTTGAAGCAAGGATTTGTACCTGAGGATCATTACCGCTTCCACTGTCACCAGAGTAGTAACTGTATGTCTGTTCCATACTTGCTTTTACCTTGAAAACAGACCACCAATTAGGGACATGGAAAGCTTTACAGAGAAATAAAAATCAAATGCTACTGAATATTCACAACACAACCATAAGCTTGGAAAGCTACAAGAACGGTATCATGATTTTCCGTGTCAAATTTCAAATATCAGATCTAAAAGCGAACTTGTACTGCAATATGACAGTTAGTAGAACCTCAAAAACTAAGAGAGAAAATAAATAACCATAAAAAGATCGATAAAACACCCATCTTCTACCATCAAACATACCAAGCTTCTGCTATTCAAGTAATGAGTGAGTGTTCCATCTTTCACATTATACAGAAGCTTTAATTTTCCTTTTCCAACTTCGATGTTGCTGCTCTTACTTTCTTCTGATGAGTAAAAGGTTGATACTGAAGCAACTGAACCTGCAACTTTTTCAGCAGATAGTTCAGATACATTTCATGTCTCTAAAATGTGTATAAatcatggtttgcaataccgtattgtaccgctcggtacagctCGGTACAGGTGATATGTGCCGGTCCAATAGAGGACCGGTACGGGAGTTACGTCGGTACACcttagtgtaccatgtgtcaATATACTCGGTACAACTCGGTATACCTCAGTATGTATCATACCGACAGTTGATCAGTACAATGATACGGTACAGTATTCTATAAACATAAAAATAACTTCGCAAATAGATAGCTTTACCTTTTCCTTTTGTACTTGAAACAAAGTATGTATTAAAACCAAGAGGCGGTACTGATACTGCAAAAATAAGCCAAAATTTGGGTGTGATACTCGGAGAAATGCCTAAGTATGCCTTGACATGGTGACTTCGTAAGTTGATTGTAGCATCTGCTAAAGGCAAAAGCTGAGACTCAATCTCGTTTCCGTCAGAATCATGAACAATAGATTCGCTAATCACCTGCAACAAGTACAATTACGTATAAGTTTCTTAAAATTCAAGAGATGTTGCAATACCTTCCTTGCAATTTCCTAGGACAGAATCCATTTAGTCCCAGTTCTTACATGGTGTTTTGAAGAAAAGGAACAAAGTAGATCATCTGCACCCAGTATGACATTGTCTTTTGTTGTTATGAGAAATCGATATATTGGTAAAATCGATATATGGTGATGTATGGGTCAACAATTTCCTTACAGGCAAAAGTGATAAATAGTACAAGGAACATATATAATCAAAACTGATGTAGGCAAGGTTGCACTGGCATGCTAATGTATGAACTAAGAAATTCAATCCAAATCTGAAGCTTCATCTCTCTAAAAGATTCTAGTAGACTTGGAAATGActagaaaaataaagaaatacaTCAGTTAAGGATGAGTAATAGGGAAGAATATTTACTTACAGGTATACGAATAATGTCATTCCGCTTCCATCCAAGAGAATTGTAGACAAGAACAATCTAAAAATAATAGATTTATGGATTACACGTGAAccccaaaaaaaaagatttttccaTAAGACATAACCAGAAGAAATATCATagaaaaatatttgatattagaaCTTACCATTTTTTTTCCAAGAGACAAATCTACTTCAGATGGTGGGCAATAACTTATATTCAGAAGAGGACactgaaaagaagagaaaaagaatatCCCTTGAATATTTTCTTAAACAAATTGTGAAAATGACCCTACAATTTATTTTTGTACTGTTTCATGGTGGAGGGACATgtaaaaaaatgcttttcttaaGCATATACTAAATAAGCGCATCAATTCTGCTGATTTAGTGAAATAAACTACATAGTTACTGAAAAACATAGCACTGGAACAATAAACTATATAGGTAGTGAAACAGCCACAGGATTTACAGTAATTCATGTGCTTTGTTATTCTCTTATTCAGAACCAACATCATAGTATGTCTACCGTAGATGAAAAATCACAATAGCAGGCTAATTGTGTGATTACTAACGTAAATACTCTTAATGTAGTAGTGAACATAGCTTGCATGCCGATATTTAGAACTTCGATGAACAAATTCGAGAATTATGTATTTAGTCCACTATAACTATCTAGAGCTAAAATTTTGAAGGAAAATAATGTTCATTTGCCATATCTGACATTGTTTTATAGTCAACAGCCCGAGCATTCTAATAAAATCTAAATGAGATGCACATATGCAGAAAGATAAGACTTAAGAGGATTAGTAGCATGAACAATTGGAATCACCTAGCAAGAATAAAAGAAGTTTACCTGTTCAAACTTTGTTGTCGTGTTGTAACAACCAGGACTTGATATTGCCTCAGTTAAGCAAGCGAGAGAAGCACCAACTAGCTTTTCAGCCTGTAAGTACCATTTAATATCAAAAAATTTCCCATCTTATAATTACTAACAGACTGCATTAACATGAGTTGATGTTGTAACCTCTGAATAGCCTATAGAGAGTCGCTTTGCATAATCATTTGCTACATGCTGCTTCTCTGTTCCAGTGACTGCATCATGATGTTGAGCAATAGCTAGAGCATCAGCTAGACTGTCAGTAGTGTAGCCTGAACTATTTCTTTCTGTGAAAAATTCTAATTGCCTAGCAGCCTGATTATATTACCACAAAGTTAGGCATGTTCTCATCAGCAGAGCAAAAATTTGAAATGGCTACATGTAGAATACAAAACGAAACTTAAGGTGTTCTACATACCAGATAATAAGCACTCATCATTCTCACATAACCTTTTATGGCTGGCCTACTGGTGAAGTATCCAGTCCAGTATGCGTTTGGATTATCTGCATAACTGAATGGATAGGAATGAATTTGTCACATAAAAGAAAAACTATATGAGACAATTGATAACATTTCCACGATTTTCAAGCATTTCACTCACGGAAAGAAGTCACCAGTCTTCAGAGGCCAAGACTCCTCCAACGCATATTTTGCATCAGTATAGATGGAAGGTGTAGAATACAAGGCATTAACCCGCCCATCCTAAAACATGGAGAAAAAAAGCTCAACTAATGTGTCTCACATTttttaaagagagagagaaggatatAAAAAGATGTCTGATGAATggagaaagagttttttagtaTCAATTTACAAGAACAAGaatgacatataaaattattcaaattattgaggaattaaaatcatgagccaTATGATGAAACTTTAGGAAAGAGTTATTGAAAGTAGGATAAGACTTGAAACAAATATCTTTGAAAATATAATTGGGTTTATGCCTGGAAGATCAACCataaaagatatttatttattaaagttattaataAAAAAGTATTGGGAGAAAAAGATAGATttgtatatgatttttattgacttagagaaagcCTATGATAAGATTTCTAGAGATTTATTATGTTGGGTTTTAGAAAACAAAGGTATatctattaattatattaatgttattaAAGAGATGTATGACAATGTAGCTACTCGTGTTAGAACTATAGGGACTGTGTATAGTTAGTTTCCTATTAGTATAGGATTACGATAAGGATCTGCATTAAGTCCTTACTTTTTcatattgataatggatgaacttagTAATCACTAACATAATAGACCTCTCTGATGCATTTTATTTAGTGATTATATTATCTTAGTTTATGAGAGCCttagtgaaattaattataaacttgagctatggaGGTAATCCTCAGAAACTAAAggtttttaattaaatatgtGAATATATGAGATGCAATTTTAGTAATTCTAAGAATAAACAAGAGAACATAGTTACGTTGAATGGACAAAATAATAAACAGTATATGACAAATAATATTTGACTTTTTTTGCATATCAGTTTCATAAATGAGTGGGTCTAGgattttaaacataaaatatgAAAATAGGGCAAAATTAAGCCCTTAAAGGGTATATTGGTGATTAAAATATGATATAGAAATAAACATAGATGATACACACTAGTTGAtacaattataaaaataattgtaCATTTCATGGCTATGGTCAAGAATAAACATAGGCAACCAAGGTctaatcaaggttcgcaatactgtaccgtaccggtatttcgacttgggctcgataccggtacggtacggtgtaccgagcactgtagcattgctacagtgcggaccggtaccgggcgatccgcgtaccgctgtcctgtcggaccggtacgtaccgcccataccgggcggtacgattcggtatggcagacactgGGTCTAATAACTCTTTCGTTACACACTAGTGAATAGAAACATTAGATCATGACATCTCATAATATATAAAAAGGAATAATCACAAAAGGAAAGAATGTAAgaaatgaattttttttctaaatagcAATATCTAAAGAAATTACAACTCAACAAGCCATTTTCTTTATAATATCAGAAAAAAAATACCTTGTTGACATAATGAATGAATTTATCCAACTGCCTAAACCATGAGTTTGCATATTGGTACTTGAAATCTGTCCCCATGGTAAACATTATATGATTTGCTCTGGTAATGTTTGCCTGAAAATATAAAACAAACCTTTTAATAGCTTGCTTCCTGAGACAAGTTAAATTGTACATGATACTACCTACAATATCTCATGCAAGTATAGGTAACACATATAAGTTGGTGTGTAAAATACCTACACGTGCATAATGTACTATGGTGGAACGTACTAATCAGAGCATGACATGGCACAGAAAAATACTGTATCACAACAATCATTGGACAAGAAAATGCAGAGCATACAATATCTGAATATTGCTACCTAGCTAAGAAAAAGAAGTGGTTGAAAAATGCAACATTCCTTAGCCTATAGCATAAGTTTCATATATCTGAGGGGTCTAGACGAACCATCAATTTAACAATGAATTTTGAACAAAGACACTCTTGTTTACACATTCAGACGTGCATGTAAACCTGAAAATACACGTTATTAGTTGTCATTTAACTGATAATTTCCTGCAACTATATATTGCTAGCATGTAAAATTTGATAGGCCATAGAAATTGTTTACTACATTGTTAGTGAAGATTACAATAAATCTTGATAACGAACACAACGTAAACTTTATAGCAAAAAATCTAAATTAAGCTCCTTGACTTGTGCATCTGATGGAAGTATTGTAGATTGTTTGAAAAAAGAGATGGAATTTACCACGAGTTGTAAGTAATGAAAACTGATAAAATATGATTTGTATTCACAACCAGAAAATAACAAACTATTTTAAACTACATGACATGGCTTCTATGTCAAAGTTTCATATAAATAAAATGGGATGGCATATTAATATGTCAATTATACAAAGGACATGGGAACTAAAATTTAGCACACATCATAAAATGATAGTATAGGCATTCAAGATTTTGTGGATATAGTCAACAATTAATTTGACAGattatatcatttaaaaaaaaagctcATGAAAATGTTGTGTTATATCTTCTTTATGACAGATGTGTAAATACAGATATGATACAAAGTGCATTAACGTGTTTAAAGAGTATCTTGAACTGTCCTGAAATATCAAAATATCCAGGTGATCAAATATgacagaaaaccaaaaatttggaGTTTGAGGTTCTGCAATGGCAGACAAATCTTAGTACCTCAATTTTGAATTTTCAATTAGCAAACCTGTTTCACATAACAAATAGACACATAATCATAACTGGACTAGCCATGAATTGGTGTCTGCATATAGTTATGTACTTCAAATAGTGCAGCAAATTAAGTTCTGGTTATCCTAAGGAACTTCAAAAAAAAGGTTAGAGAAGAAATAAAGAAAGTATGGAACCACCAAGCTGATAACACTACCTGTGATAGAGCTGCAGCAACAAAATCATCAACACGCTCTTGAACATTGTAATCAAACAAAAGAGGGTCATCCTTCATTAGAAAGAAATACAATAATCAGATACTCTAAAAACACCGAGACACTTAAATACCATTCAAACAAATTACCTGAATTACAGGAGAATCATCGTTTACTTCAAAGTAAAAGCCACCTGGGGGAGGTTCATAGTTCTTTGGGAATATACCAGTGAAAATCTAAAGAAAGAAACATAATAAGGCACGA
This genomic stretch from Musa acuminata AAA Group cultivar baxijiao chromosome BXJ3-9, Cavendish_Baxijiao_AAA, whole genome shotgun sequence harbors:
- the LOC135648920 gene encoding probable alpha-mannosidase At5g13980 isoform X1, with the translated sequence MAIDHPHRRTRLSALLLVALWSLAESKYIAYNTTQRIVADKLNVHIVAHTHDDVGWLKTVDQYYVGSNNSIQGACVQNVLDSIIPALLADKNRRFIYVEQAFFQRWWRQQSDEIKNTVKELLSSGQLEFINGGMCMHDEAAVHYIDMIDQTTLGHRFIKQEFGIIPRIGWQIDPFGHSAVQAYLLSAEVGFDALYFFRIDYQDLAKRKDLKSLEVIWRASKSRGLSVDIFTGIFPKNYEPPPGGFYFEVNDDSPVIQDDPLLFDYNVQERVDDFVAAALSQANITRANHIMFTMGTDFKYQYANSWFRQLDKFIHYVNKDGRVNALYSTPSIYTDAKYALEESWPLKTGDFFPYADNPNAYWTGYFTSRPAIKGYVRMMSAYYLAARQLEFFTERNSSGYTTDSLADALAIAQHHDAVTGTEKQHVANDYAKRLSIGYSEAEKLVGASLACLTEAISSPGCYNTTTKFEQCPLLNISYCPPSEVDLSLGKKMIVLVYNSLGWKRNDIIRIPVISESIVHDSDGNEIESQLLPLADATINLRSHHVKAYLGISPSITPKFWLIFAVSVPPLGFNTYFVSSTKGKVAGSVASVSTFYSSEESKSSNIEVGKGKLKLLYNVKDGTLTHYLNSRSLVKASMEQTYSYYSGDSGSGNDPQASGAYIFRPNGTFPIKPEKKTPTTIVRGSILDEVHQQINPWIYQVSRVYKDKEHAEVEFTVGPIPVDDEIGKEIVTKITTGMATNKTFYTDSNGRDFIKRVRDYRSDLELQVNQPVAGNYYPINLGIYMQDDSTEFSVLVDRSVGGSSILDGQIELMLHRRLLYDDGRGVGEALNETVCVNGECAGLTVQGKFYVKIDPLGEGSRWRRTFGQEIYSPLLVAFSIEDGGNWTGSHTANFSAMDPSYILPDNVALITLQELEDGNVLLRLAHLYEVGEHKDLSAMAYVELKKMFPVRKIGNIIEMNLSANQEKTAMEKKRLKWKTEGSSGVETIARGAPVDPSKLVVELAPMEVRTFLIKFDYISFAKIGDS
- the LOC135648920 gene encoding probable alpha-mannosidase At5g13980 isoform X2, whose translation is MAIDHPHRRTRLSALLLVALWSLAESKYIAYNTTQRIVADKLNVHIVAHTHDDVGWLKTVDQYYVGSNNSIQGACVQNVLDSIIPALLADKNRRFIYVEQAFFQRWWRQQSDEIKNTVKELLSSGQLEFINGGMCMHDEAAVHYIDMIDQTTLGHRFIKQEFGIIPRIGWQIDPFGHSAVQAYLLSAEVGFDALYFFRIDYQDLAKRKDLKSLEVIWRASKSRGLSVDIFTGIFPKNYEPPPGGFYFEVNDDSPVIQDDPLLFDYNVQERVDDFVAAALSQANITRANHIMFTMGTDFKYQYANSWFRQLDKFIHYVNKDGRVNALYSTPSIYTDAKYALEESWPLKTGDFFPYADNPNAYWTGYFTSRPAIKGYVRMMSAYYLAARQLEFFTERNSSGYTTDSLADALAIAQHHDAVTGTEKQHVANDYAKRLSIGYSEAEKLVGASLACLTEAISSPGCYNTTTKFEQCPLLNISYCPPSEVDLSLGKKMIVLVYNSLGWKRNDIIRIPVISESIVHDSDGNEIESQLLPLADATINLRSHHVKAYLGISPSITPKFWLIFAVSVPPLGFNTYFVSSTKGKGSVASVSTFYSSEESKSSNIEVGKGKLKLLYNVKDGTLTHYLNSRSLVKASMEQTYSYYSGDSGSGNDPQASGAYIFRPNGTFPIKPEKKTPTTIVRGSILDEVHQQINPWIYQVSRVYKDKEHAEVEFTVGPIPVDDEIGKEIVTKITTGMATNKTFYTDSNGRDFIKRVRDYRSDLELQVNQPVAGNYYPINLGIYMQDDSTEFSVLVDRSVGGSSILDGQIELMLHRRLLYDDGRGVGEALNETVCVNGECAGLTVQGKFYVKIDPLGEGSRWRRTFGQEIYSPLLVAFSIEDGGNWTGSHTANFSAMDPSYILPDNVALITLQELEDGNVLLRLAHLYEVGEHKDLSAMAYVELKKMFPVRKIGNIIEMNLSANQEKTAMEKKRLKWKTEGSSGVETIARGAPVDPSKLVVELAPMEVRTFLIKFDYISFAKIGDS